A genome region from Solanum pennellii chromosome 12, SPENNV200 includes the following:
- the LOC107007312 gene encoding trihelix transcription factor GT-2-like, translating to MLGVSSSLIASSTITAGAAGDGAAISAAPSQLAPPPQEAPESGGSSEGGGGGGDLSIGGEDGERNSGGNRWPRQETLALLKIRSEMDVVFKDSSLKGPLWEEVSRKLAELGYHRSAKKCKEKFENVYKYHRRTKDGRASKADGKTYRFFDQLQALENNPSSHSNIPPPPLAATPITMAMPMRSGNNSANPPTPTPQNHNHFFSVSQKSVVTGAAQPAVMTAPALPLSQVALQPIGNNLNQMNTTTKTSFLSNSTSSSSSTSSDEDIQRRQMKKRKWKEFFESLMKDVIEKQEELQKKFLETLEKRERDRLMREETWRVQEMARLNREHDLLVQERSMAAAKDATIIAFLQKITEQQNTQTPNSTNNTSPFPIAQMQLKLSEKPFSTQSQPQSQPQPSAIAVSLPMTIHTPTPAPPPQTLTLPVVSSKSLEPPKSDNGGENFSPASSSRWPKEEIEALISLRTCLDLKYQENGPKGPLWEEISSGMRKIGYNRNAKRCKEKWENINKYFKKVKESNKRRPEDSKTCPYFHQLEALYKEKAKLEAVTHNTAFGLTPENTPPPPIMAQPEQQWPIPQNQLHQQQQQQNRDHHHDNESDSMDHDLEEDEDEEDEGNGYEIITNKQQSSSMAATTVTTTTTSAAAV from the exons atgctTGGTGTTTCTTCAAGTTTAATAGCTAGCAGTACTATTACTGCTGGTGCTGCAGGTGATGGAGCTGCCATTTCGGCAGCTCCATCACAGTTAGCACCGCCACCACAAGAAGCTCCGGAGAGTGGTGGGAGTAGTGAAGGTGGTGGCGGTGGAGGAGATTTGTCGATTGGCGGTGAAGACGGAGAAAGGAACTCAGGTGGAAATCGATGGCCAAGGCAAGAAACTTTAGCTTTACTGAAAATTAGATCGGAAATGGATGTTGTCTTCAAAGATTCAAGTCTTAAAGGACCGTTATGGGAAGAAGTTTCCAG AAAACTTGCGGAGTTGGGTTATCATCGAAGTGCTAAGAAATGTAAAGAGAAATTCGAGAATGTTTACAAGTATCACAGGAGAACCAAAGATGGTCGTGCTTCGAAAGCAGATGGAAAAACTTATCGGTTCTTTGATCAGTTACAGGCTTTGGAAAACAATCCATCTTCTCATTCTAACATACCGCCACCTCCATTAGCAGCAACACCGATAACAATGGCAATGCCAATGCGATCAGGAAACAATTCAGCAAATCCTCCAACGCCAACTCCACAAAATCATAATCATTTTTTTAGTGTTTCGCAGAAAAGTGTTGTGACAGGAGCAGCGCAGCCTGCTGTTATGACTGCACCTGCGCTGCCACTGTCACAAGTAGCACTACAGCCGATAGGTAATAACTTGAACCAGATGAATACTACTACAAAAACAAGTTTCCTGTCGAATTCAacttcatcatcatcttcaactTCGTCGGATGAGGATATACAAAGGAGGCAGATGAAGAAGCGGAAATGGAAGGAATTCTTTGAGAGTTTAATGAAGGATGTGATTGAGAAGCAAGAGGAATTGCAGAAGAAGTTTTTGGAAACGCTTGAGAAGCGCGAGAGGGATAGGTTGATGAGAGAGGAGACATGGAGAGTGCAAGAGATGGCTAGATTGAATAGGGAACATGATCTTTTAGTCCAAGAGAGATCAATGGCAGCAGCGAAAGACGCAACAATCATCGCCTTCTTGCAAAAAATAACTGAACAGCAAAACACACAAACCCCGAATAGTACAAATAACACTTCTCCTTTTCCAATTGCTCAAATGCAATTAAAATTGTCCGAAAAGCCATTCAGTACACAATCACAACCACAATCACAACCACAACCATCAGCCATCGCGGTATCACTGCCAATGACAATACATACCCCAACACCAGCACCACCACCACAGACACTGACATTACCCGTAGTATCTTCAAAATCACTTGAACCTCCAAAATCCGATAATGGTGGTGAGAATTTCTCTCCAGCAAGCTCGTCAAGATGGCCGAAAGAAGAAATCGAAGCATTGATAAGTCTCCGAACCTGTTTAGATCTAAAATACCAAGAAAATGGACCGAAAGGACCACTGTGGGAAGAAATTTCATCTGGAATGAGAAAGATAGGATACAACAGGAATGCAAAGAGATGCAAAGAAAAATGGGAGAACATCAACAAGTACTTCAAGAAGGTAAAAGAAAGCAACAAAAGAAGACCAGAAGATTCCAAAACTTGCCCATATTTCCACCAGCTGGAAGCACTGTACAAAGAAAAAGCCAAGCTCGAAGCTGTAACACACAACACTGCCTTCGGATTAACACCCGAAAACACTCCTCCTCCTCCTATCATGGCTCAACCCGAACAACAATGGCCAATTCCTCAAAATCAACTTcaccagcaacaacaacaacaaaatcgTGATCATCATCACGATAATGAAAGCGACAGCATGGATCACGATTTGGAAGAGGACGAGGACGAAGAAGATGAAGGTAATGGCTATGAAATAATCACAAATAAACAACAATCATCATCAATGGCGGCTAccacagtaacaacaacaacaacttctGCTGCTGCAGTTTaa